CACCTTGCAGCACACCAAGATTTGCAACTTTACCAGCGGAACCAAGTGAAATCTCCTTGAGTCTTCGAAGGTGCTTGACACCAATGACCCCTGATTCCAACTCGCAATGGCCAAATTGCATTGTTTCCATGTGGGGCGAGGTGCCCTCCTCGAATCTGACCTCTCTCACTCCAGTACTGCCATTAAAATCGAGTTGTCTGAGATTTTGGAATGCTTCCTCTCCGAAGACTAGCTGCTCTTCAGCATAAGCGTTCGCATGAAGACCCAGAAACATGATCTTGGGCAGTTCCCCTAGTAATTCCATGGTTTTACCTCCCTTCAGTCCGCTATGTTGTAACTGGATCTTCACCAAATGAATCAAATTTTCCAACCAGTCTGGCATCTCTACAAGAAATCCAACCAGCTTGAGGCTCCTCAAGATTGGGGGAGGAGATGAAATAGAATGTAACCACTGGAGAGAATTTGTGCCAGCATCTACACGAAGAGAACCGAGGGAAGGTAGCTTTTCAATGCTTGCACAAAGTACCTTACATTTTCGCATGCTGGCTCCTGCTGTTACAACACTTAGTTTTCTTAACTGCATAAGCCCCCCCAGCTCTTTAATTGCTCTGCTGCTAGTTCGCTTGATGTCTACAACCTCTAGTATCTGTAAATCATGCAAGTCACCGATCCCTCTTGGCACCTTCACACCCCCTGACTCAACATGGAATCCAGGATTAAGAAAAGGAGTGAATACCATGGGCATGCACAAATGCACAATGTGTGCGTTGAGCCTTCTCGTGGGACATCTGGAGCAGGTTCACTGCTACAACGAAGACTTACAAGACTATAAAGTTTAGTGATCTCAATTGGTAATGATGTGATGGAACTATCTCTTACATCCAAATATTGTAAACCATGTAGTTTTCCTATATATGGATCTTGGAAGCACACAAATACTTGCATGTCCTCGAACATTCATATATTTCAAGCGGCGCAACAACCCTAAGCTGTTCATATATTTTTGTGTGATGCTATATTCTGcactttgaagatccaaaacactTAGCATCCTCAGGTAAACTGAACAGACTGCTGATGTTGGCTCCATGAGGCTCACAGCAAACACAGTAAATGATCGAACATGACTCCAATCCATGCTGATCTTGGGGCAATTCTGACCATGGTGTGTTACATGGCGAAAGTTCTCCTCTGGTACACTTCTTACAATGTCGTTTCATAAACAGAGACCATTATACTGGAGAAGATATCATGGACTCGACAACTCTTAAACCTTCCTTCTACGTCTACTCTTGATGGTTCAATCATACAAGCATGTACATAGTGGAAGCAAGAATTTAAAAGCAATTAATCATCTTCAATAAAATAGAGTGCTAGAAACAGAGTACGTCAGTATTCTTATGAGGTTGATTTTGTGCTGCGGTACTGCTACGGTCCGCACTGCCGACTCCACGGAGTCGGAGCGTTCGCTGCCGTTCAGGACTGGAGAGAATTCAAACAGATTCTTAAATTTGCGGGACTTGGATAACAACACATGTAATCCTCATTCTTTGATTACAAGCAAGCACAAGCATAGTGGCAGTAACAGACAGGAACTAAACATCTCTGGAAAAGCAGAGTAGGTCTGATTCAAAATTGCAGGCTCTGATCAGGTGGATCAGCCATTCGATTCGATTGTGTTCCTCAAGAAGCGTTTTCTCATCTAGGCCAACAGTAACAACTCGTAAACTCCTGAGGAGCAGTGCAGCTTGCTACTCCTCTCCATTACACTGAAGCCTCGAGATCAATGCGTTTCTCTTCCATTCGTAGTTCAGAGATGTCAAGACGCCTCTCAGGTTCACCTTGCACCATATCGGAAGCTACCACCCAGCAGAGAACTTGGAGAGCTGAGCGCGACGGCGAATTGCGGCATAACTGTACGTATATGCACCTTAAGCAGTAGCAGCATCTTGCGTGGTGTAGCCCATTGCATTTTCCACGACTTCTCCCCAGCTGAGATCAAATACAAACACAGAGCATTAATTAGTACTGTACATTCCATCAGCAGATGCATGCATTCACAAGCTGTCGATACCAGGAACTGAACGTATATTGGAAATCTAACAAGGAAACAACGAAAAGGAGTTGTAGATGAACTGACCAGTTATCAGGTCGATCACAGTCCATACTTCAGAACATTTCATCAGTTGCAGAAGTATGCATCACGCTCAAATCTCATCTGTCAGAGTTGCTCCAGCTCCTCCTAAGTATCAAGATGCCTGACATTATGAAATGCTACACATTATGAAAACCAACTACTGCCTTGCATATACAGACACAAAGAAGGAGCAGAAGGTTAGAACAGTGTAATCCTTCCATTGAGTAGCTTACTCTAAAAAAGGAGCAGAAGGTTAGCCGATGCGCACCTCTAGTACTTCCATTGGGTTATACTTATACCTTCCTCCAGTTGTCTCTTTGATATTATACAACTTTGGCAGAAAATCAGGTAATGCGCCGCCATAAGTCGCAGTAATTGCATCATGAGTTTGATCATGCGACGTTCCATCTTCTCCCAGATTTGCAAAATTCTAATTTCCTATAAAGCATGGCAACGAAGAGGTGCTTCAAATCATAGAAAACAAGAGGAGCACAACTGGTAATGGATGTTGAGAGTCTAAGACACTAAACTGATACGATAAAGAACTGCTTCTGTTCTGAGAAGTTGTGGTTTAGTTTGCAAAAACAAAGTGCGATGCTTTTATTTGGTACAGTATCAGAATGAATAAAAAACTGAAAGCAATTCAAAGCAGAAATCAATGGATATAAAGAAATAAAGTTCACCTGCAGGCTACAGCCAATGTCATCTTTGCTGTAAGAGACAACAAAAGACTACTGCTCTGACATTGGCAGCGAACAAGGAAGTTAAACACAATGACCAATTGCATCATAACAATGCACCTTAATTGATAGTGGTATATTTTCTTGTATAGTCCATTGCATTTCCCTCCCCGACTGCAATACATATACAGAGCATGCATAACGCCATTTTATCAGCAAATCTGttatttgttcaagcctaaaacAACATGAGAAATCACGCTGAACAAATTTAGCATGATACTAACTACAAAGAAAGAAAAGGAGTTGTTTACTTGCTTAATTGACCAGCTATCACACTTCAGAGTCGGACTGTCCAGTGTTGAGCATGTTAACTCCCTCCTGGATCAGAAAGAAATCCCATGACTTCCGACTTCGCTTGATATTATTCAGTATCCCTTGGCAGCACAGGATGGTTGCGAAGCTCCCTGCTCCTCCTCATCTAGCAGAGTTGCTCCGGTTCCTCCTAGATATCAAGACTTCTGTTATTTTTACTCTTAAGAGTGAACACTGAAATATATCTTTTTACAAACAAACAAAGAAACAATATGATCTTCATCTCAGCTACAAAGTGGATTAGCTTTCAAAGGAAAAAAAACTCCAGATAAACAATAGAGACCAGGAAGATAAAAGCAGCAACCTGCAGGCTGGAGTCAGGGAACTATAACATATAAGCTTCACATGTCCTCCAGATAAATAGCAATGGAAGTAACGACATTGCACTGAAGCAGATTTTATGCATCTAAAAGATAATTGTGATCGGTTTTACATTCAGATATAATCTCTTGCAGACGTTGAGATGAACGGTTGGTGTGCACGAAAGAAAGTCTGACAAATATCACCAGAAATCAGATGGAATCAAACAAAATCGAAGGAGGTTTGAGCTGCACCAACATGGCATCAGAAGACTGCGGGAGCAATCAGAAATTCAGAAGCAACGCGAAGGGAAAATCATCCGTAGTAGAACCTCCTGTTGGAGAGAGACAAACATCGTCAGATACCCAATGGAACTGTCAAGGGATCATATGGGAAGAAATAAACAGACATAAATCCTACACCTATGGGTACCAGCGCAGGCGTCGGCCTGTGCGCACGGGAGTCTTCGAGAAGCAGCAATGGATCTGAACAAAGGGAGCAGCATCGACCAATCATCAAGCGTCGTCGTCGTCGGAATTGCAGGACCAGAAATCGTCTTCCACCAAAGTAGAGCCTTGGACCTCCCTTATGTCAGGGTCTTGCCTGCTACACCAACAACAAATTAAGGGACATCATCAGTTCAGTTCATACTTATATGAATCTGCTACTGCCTACTAGTAGTAGTGAACCAAAGAGAAAATAACTACTGACCTGTGGCTCCCCGTCGTCACGACCGCCACCTGCGAGGAGGAGGCTTCCCCCGTTGCTGCATGCTCGGGATGGAGAGATGATGATTCCTCCCCCTCCGTTCCTTCATCCAGGTCGTGGTAGCTCCGTTCCTTCTGCAGCCGCAGCACGGGATTGTTGGGGTGCGCGTCCACTTCACGTTGCAACACACCAAGCCTGGCCACTTGCGCATACCAATTAAGCCAAATCTCCTTGAGACTTGCAAGGTTGTCGATACTGTTAATCCCTGATTCCAACCAGCAGAAAGTGATTTCTATCTTTCCCAGCTGGGGCGAGGTGCCCTCCTCGAATATCAACTCTCTCACTTGCTCGAGATACAAAATATCAAGCTTTTTGAGATTTGGAAATGCTCCCGTTTTGAATCCTAACTTCTTCCCAATATAAGAGCCTTTTTCAAGGCGAAGATGCATGAGGTTGGGAAGTGGCCCTAGTATTTCCATGATTTTACCTTCTTCCTTTATCTCGCTGCTCCATAAGTGAAGCTTTACCAAATGCATCAGATTGCCAAACCAGCCAGGAACCTCTCCGAGGCATCCCTCCAACTTCAGACTCCTCAACAGGGGTGGAGGAGAGGAAACAACATGCATCCACTCGAGTGAACCATGCACTTCAAGGGAGCGGAGGCAAGTGAGCTTCTGAATGGCATCACAGAGTACTTCACATTTCTGCTTGGTGGCCCCTTGTGTTACCACGCTTAGTTTTCTCAGCTGCACAAGCTCACCTAGctctttaattgctttgccacTGGTTCGGTTGATGTCCACAACCTCTAGTACTTGCAGCTCTTTCAGTTTGCTGATTCCTTTTGGCACCCTCACACCATCTGACTCTGACCAATGGCTACACCATGCCATGTGTAGCTCGGCAATTACCTCAGCACGATCACTGGGATCAAACAAAGGTGTGAAAAATATGGGTAGACAAGATGTGGCCAGCAAGCAATTCTTGGGGTCATCCAAGTCAAAGTATTCGTAGGAACCATTTGTGGTAAAACGGAGACTGTGTAGACTCTTGAGTTTACAAATCTCAGTTGGCAGTTTTGTAATATAACTACCTCTTATGTCCAAAGTACGTAAGCCTTGCAATTTCCCTATGGATCTAGGAAGTTTGTAAATATGTGAATATCCTTGAGGATCAGAAAAATTCACATACTTCAAGTGCCGCAACAATCCTATGTTGCTGATATCCTTTTGTGTGACTTGAAACTGTGCATTCTCTAGATCCAAGGCCCGGAGCATTCTCATGTCAGATGAACAAACTGAAGGTGATGGATCCAATGATTTCTCACCAAACATGGTTAATGAACGAACATGGCTACAATCCATGCCTAATTTTTGGCACTTACTACCATTGTATGCTACATGACGGAAGTTCCCCTCTGATACAGTAGTTGCATTATCTCCTGCCAAATACACAAAATTTTCTTCCCTGGATATCGAGACCATCACATCATGCATGATATCATGGACTCGACAACTCTTAACATGTCCTTCTATGCTCACTTTTGAGGGCTGAATCATGCTTCGGTTGATTAGCTCGGTGAAATAACTTATTCCAACATCTTCGATGTTTACTCCACCTCTGGCTCTAACAAACCCCTCTGTTATCCATCTATCTACCAAACGCCTCCTTTTGATTTCAAAATCCTCAGGAAAGATGCTTAGATAAAGAAAGCATGACTTGAGATGAGACGGCAAGTTGTTGTAGCTTAGAGTAACTATCCTCCTCATTGCTTCTAGGCTAGGGTTGCTCTCAAGCTCTGATGGGATTTGTGTATAGATACTTTCCCACTCTGTTGCCTTTTTGTTGCTAAGCATGCCTCCTATAGTGAGTATAGCCAGCGGTAGACCACCACACTTCTTTACTATTTTGTTGACCACTGCCATCATTTTCTTATCATTTTTCATGTCTTCCCGTGTTTTCCCACTCTTTCTTAGTAGCAAATTTGTGGCATCTTCTATTTGCAGGTGCTTAAGGTGGTAGATAAGTGATTCTGAAGTGCACTGTGCAGCCAAGCCCACATCTCGTGTTGTTACTATTATTCGGCTACCTTTATTGTTTCTAATAGGAAAAGCAATATATTTGATCCAATTCCAAGCATCTATGGTCCACAGGTCATCAAGAACAATAAAGTATCTCTTGTCCTCTAGCTTTTCTCTGAGGTAGTTGGCGAGATGCTCTACTTGCACTGCCTTCTGTTCAAGTTCTTTCAAGCATTTCCTCAGTGACTCGGTACCCAAAAGTTGACTTATCATCTCCTTGAGCATCTCTATCTTCGAAAATGACTGTGAGACTGTGACCCAAGCACAACAAGCAAATTTATTCACAATATCTTCCTTGCTAGCATATGCCTTCCTTGCTAGAGTAGTCTTGCCTAAACCGCCCATGCCAACGACACATATCACCTTGGAAAGACCATCTCTGGAGTTAACATCCACCATCTTAATCAACTCCTCTTTAGGCTTAACAAAGCCCACAAGCTCTGCCTCATCAATGTTA
The sequence above is drawn from the Triticum aestivum cultivar Chinese Spring chromosome 7A, IWGSC CS RefSeq v2.1, whole genome shotgun sequence genome and encodes:
- the LOC123151525 gene encoding disease resistance protein RPM1 isoform X1, which codes for MAETVVSMARSMLGGAISMAASAAATEMSLLIGVRKDIWFIKDELKTMQAFLVAAEKTKKKNMLLKVWAEQVRDLAYGIEDCLDEFMVHVGSQSRSRRLLKLNDRHRIASQIRDLKARVEEVSNRNARYNLINADASSNIDEVNASMEDVRSHSAGNIDEAELVGFVKPKEELIKMVDVNSRDGLSKVICVVGMGGLGKTTLARKAYASKEDIVNKFACCAWVTVSQSFSKIEMLKEMISQLLGTESLRKCLKELEQKAVQVEHLANYLREKLEDKRYFIVLDDLWTIDAWNWIKYIAFPIRNNKGSRIIVTTRDVGLAAQCTSESLIYHLKHLQIEDATNLLLRKSGKTREDMKNDKKMMAVVNKIVKKCGGLPLAILTIGGMLSNKKATEWESIYTQIPSELESNPSLEAMRRIVTLSYNNLPSHLKSCFLYLSIFPEDFEIKRRRLVDRWITEGFVRARGGVNIEDVGISYFTELINRSMIQPSKVSIEGHVKSCRVHDIMHDVMVSISREENFVYLAGDNATTVSEGNFRHVAYNGSKCQKLGMDCSHVRSLTMFGEKSLDPSPSVCSSDMRMLRALDLENAQFQVTQKDISNIGLLRHLKYVNFSDPQGYSHIYKLPRSIGKLQGLRTLDIRGSYITKLPTEICKLKSLHSLRFTTNGSYEYFDLDDPKNCLLATSCLPIFFTPLFDPSDRAEVIAELHMAWCSHWSESDGVRVPKGISKLKELQVLEVVDINRTSGKAIKELGELVQLRKLSVVTQGATKQKCEVLCDAIQKLTCLRSLEVHGSLEWMHVVSSPPPLLRSLKLEGCLGEVPGWFGNLMHLVKLHLWSSEIKEEGKIMEILGPLPNLMHLRLEKGSYIGKKLGFKTGAFPNLKKLDILYLEQVRELIFEEGTSPQLGKIEITFCWLESGINSIDNLASLKEIWLNWYAQVARLGVLQREVDAHPNNPVLRLQKERSYHDLDEGTEGEESSSLHPEHAATGEASSSQVAVVTTGSHSRQDPDIREVQGSTLVEDDFWSCNSDDDDA
- the LOC123151525 gene encoding disease resistance protein RPM1 isoform X2 encodes the protein MAETVVSMARSMLGGAISMAASAAATEMSLLIGVRKDIWFIKDELKTMQAFLVAAEKTKKKNMLLKVWAEQVRDLAYGIEDCLDEFMVHVGSQSRSRRLLKLNDRHRIASQIRDLKARVEEVSNRNARYNLINADASSNIDEVNASMEDVRSHSAGNIDEAELVGFVKPKEELIKMVDVNSRDGLSKVICVVGMGGLGKTTLARKAYASKEDIVNKFACCAWVTVSQSFSKIEMLKEMISQLLGTESLRKCLKELEQKAVQVEHLANYLREKLEDKRYFIVLDDLWTIDAWNWIKYIAFPIRNNKGSRIIVTTRDVGLAAQCTSESLIYHLKHLQIEDATNLLLRKSGKTREDMKNDKKMMAVVNKIVKKCGGLPLAILTIGGMLSNKKATEWESIYTQIPSELESNPSLEAMRRIVTLSYNNLPSHLKSCFLYLSIFPEDFEIKRRRLVDRWITEGFVRARGGVNIEDVGISYFTELINRSMIQPSKVSIEGHVKSCRVHDIMHDVMVSISREENFVYLAGDNATTVSEGNFRHVAYNGSKCQKLGMDCSHVRSLTMFGEKSLDPSPSVCSSDMRMLRALDLENAQFQVTQKDISNIGLLRHLKYVNFSDPQGYSHIYKLPRSIGKLQGLRTLDIRGSYITKLPTEICKLKSLHSLRFTTNGSYEYFDLDDPKNCLLATSCLPIFFTPLFDPSDRAEVIAELHMAWCSHWSESDGVRVPKGISKLKELQVLEVVDINRTSGKAIKELGELVQLRKLSVVTQGATKQKCEVLCDAIQKLTCLRSLEVHGSLEWMHVVSSPPPLLRSLKLEGCLGEVPGWFGNLMHLVKLHLWSSEIKEEGKIMEILGPLPNLMHLRLEKGSYIGKKLGFKTGAFPNLKKLDILYLEQVRELIFEEGTSPQLGKIEITFCWLESGINSIDNLASLKEIWLNWYAQVARLGVLQREVDAHPNNPVLRLQKERSYHDLDEGTEGEESSSLHPEHAATGEASSSQVAVVTTGSHRQDPDIREVQGSTLVEDDFWSCNSDDDDA